From the genome of Xylocopilactobacillus apis:
CGTTTTTTAAAAATAGAGATAATTGTTATATAAAGGATTAAATAATGAGTAAAAAGGACAGAAATTCTGCTATCGGCAGGAGTTGGAAAGAAGTTAGAAACGAAATTTACACTCCTAAGGAAATAGCCGAAAGTAATTCACGGGTATCCCTTATTGGAGAATTCATCAAAAAAAGGCAAAGATTTTAAGTCTTTGTCTATTTTTTTAAACGATCATTAATAAAGTTTGAAGCACGGTAATTGATAAAGCATAGATTGCAGCGGTCTTTTGAGAGGTTTGTTCAATGTTACTAGCGAAGAAGAAATAACTTAAAGCCGTAACTAAATCTGAAACGATTGTTAATAACTGATAATTCCAGTTGATAGCAAACTCTGAAAACATGAGGGCAAATTCGATCAAGGTAATAATAAGAATTAAATTTAAAAGCTCAGTTTTTTTATCAACCGGTTTTCGTTTAATCAGTCTTAAAAGATACATTGAGAAGTAATAAACGACCCAAAGTGCAAAATAAGTTAAGGGAATTACTAAAATAATCGTCAAAATTGGATCCATCAAGTTTTTAAAGCTAAAATAAAAGAAGAGATCTGATAAGACAATGACCGCGAAAAGAAGAAGATAAGAAATTTTGTTCATAATTTTTGACATAAGATTCACCTGAATTAATGATAATATAAATAATGATACAAGGAAGGCTAGAAAATGGCAAAAGAAATCAGTTTCGATCGTTTGGAAATGGCAAGTTATTCCGTAATGGCTGCCAAAAATATTGGTTTAGATGTTGATACATCATATCGTTTAGCTAATGAAATTAACCGCTTAATTGATGCAAGCAAACTTAATCCTGATTTTCGATCAATTTTAATGAATCAGGCGAAGCAGTGGTTTGACGAAAATGCCCCAAAAGAAGGTTAGTTTCTATCTATTAATGAAAATCTAAACTGAATTGAAATTTATCTGGGAAAAAATTGTTTAATATATTGTTAGATTATATTAGATAAATAAGACGAGGAGTTAAAATGAGTTCAGGTCAGAATAATAGATTAGAAGAAGTTAAAAAATTTCTGTCCGAGATACTTTCAGGCGAATTAACCGGATATAAAATCCAACAGCGTAATGATGAGATGTTTCAGCTTACTCAGTGGGCTCAAAAACAAAATTTAATCACCGGTGTTGATTTTCGTACTGTATCCGATCAAGTTGCAATGATCGATTATTCTGGGGTTCAGGTAACTGATAAGGGAAGACAAATACTTGCAGAAAGTGGTGTTCAGATTCCCGAACCGCAGAAAAAAACAGATAATGTAGTGCCTTTAAATGCTCAGTCAGATCAACAACCTCAACAATCCCAAGTTAATGTCGATAATTTATTGCAGAACATGAATGCAGGCGATCAAGAGACAGCACAATCTTTACTGCAGTCACTAAGAGAAGGTCGCTCGAATCAGTTAGTGTACTCAGATTATTTGGATTTCTTTAACCGTAATCCCCAATTCTACACATATTTTATTAGTGCGGGACAAGAAGAAGTTCCTGCACCTCAATCACAGGAAGTTCCACCAGCAGAAGCAAGTGGAATTTTCTCGCCGGAAGTTCAGAGAATTATTGCTCAAACAGAAAATCAAAAAGCTGGTCACGAAGAAGCAGCTCCTCAAGCTACCCCATCAGAAATTGATAATTCTGAACCAGTAGCTGTTGATCCTAATCCAGTACCTGAAAAAGAATCAGCTCCAGAGCCAGAAGTTCAACCTCAGATCCAGCCTGAACCTGTCCAAACTTATCCAGTTCAATCAGAACCCGTGGTTGAAGAACCAGTTGTCAGTAAAGAAGAAGTTAGTGAACCTGCCTTTGAATCTGCTCCAGTAGTAAATATTGAACCAGAAGTTAAAGAGCCAGAACCAGCAGTAGAAGAAGCGCCTGAAGAAACTGTTTCTCAGTCTGCTAAAACCACAACTCACGTGGTAATTAAATATTTAGATCAAGATCAAAAAGAAATTGCCCCTGCCCTTTCAATTCAGCTCACGAGCCAGACTTCGGCTTATGATGTATCAAGTTATCAGAAGAAAATTCGTGACTATGATTTTGTGAAAGCAGAAAATGAAAAAGGACACATCACCAGCCAAGAAATAAATGTTATTTTCCACTACGAAGCGAAGCTTGCAGAGGGAAATATCAAAATAAGTTATGTAAATCAACAGGGAGAAAAGATTGCTGAACAAAAAGTTGTTCAAGGCGGTCGAATTGGTCAATTTTATCCTTTACTTAATGATTTACCAGACCAGTTAGTTAAAGATCTTGATAGTCGGCGTTACGTTTTACAAAGTATCTTAGCTGATAATGATCCAACTGATTCTTCACTCATCTACTTTAGTGATCGTGATCAGAATTTTACTGCGATTTTCCGTGAGTTGTTGCCAGGACGGATTACTTTAAGATATCGGAATCTGAAAAATCAAGCAATTGGCATCGGTGAACGGGTGATGGAAAACAATGTTGAAAATGGTGACAAAATTGCAATTCCTCTCCCCTTGGTTCCAACTGGCTATGAATTAGATCAGACCTTACTTAATGGTGATCCTGTTAGTGTTGGTGATCACTTTACGGTTTCGCCGGATGAACAAATAATTGATTATGTCTTTAAGCGCGTTATCGCTGACGGTGCAATTATTTTCAACTATGTAGATCAAGACGGACGTGAAATTGCTCATCAAACTGTTGTTCGCGGCGGCCGCTATGGTGAGATTTATGACTTCGATGCTAATTTACCGCAGACAGTTATTAATCGAGTTAATGATGGAGTTTATGAAAATAATCCAATCATCAAAGAAGAAACCGAAAATGGGACTGTAATTCCAGCGGCTCGAATTACATTTGACAATAACGATCATGAATATTCGGCTGTTTTCCAAGCAACAGAAGCTGCTAGTATTACTATGAAGTTTGTTACAACTGATGATAATCCAATTCCAAACGTAACTGATAAAGTAGTTCAAGGAACTCATTATTATGGTGATACTTTTGTGATTCCAAATGCCCCTTCAATTACTGGATTTGATCTTAATCGCGTGATGGTTAATGATAAAGTTGCGCAAGTTGATGATCCTGTAATGTATAGTAATCAAGAACAAACAGTTACTTATGTTTACACTATTGCAACAAGTACGATCACTGCTCATCATGTCGATCAATTGGGTCGTCAAATTGCTGAAGATCGAATTATTACTGGTCAGATTGGCACGACGGTAGAACAGAGTCAGCTGGTATCATTAAGACTCAATCCCTACTATGTTCTAAGCGACGTGTTAACCAATAACAGTAATTATACTTTTACTACTGATCCACAGTTCATCACTTTCCATTATCAAGTCGATGATGATTTAGTACCAGAAGTCTTAAATGTATCGGATATAGTTTTACTCAACTGTCTTGATACAAATGGTAATATCATCGGAAAAGTGACTCCAAGTTCAATTCACCTTGAACCAGTTAAAGTCGGACATGTCTACCTCGTCCATGCACCTGACTTTGCGGGATATCACTTATTCAGCCAGACTGATACTGTGAGAATAGTGTGGAACTCTGAGAAAGCTAATGATTTTACAATCGTCGACCATCCAAATGGTTTAGCATTTATCTATCAATCTATCTAAATAATCTAAAAATTAAAGATCATGGAGACATGGTCTTTTTTGTTTTAGAGCTGGGTTTTTAATCGTTTGAGGATATTTTTTTAATTTGTGCTGATTTAACAATAACTTTCAGTTATACACTAAATATAGAATTAATTCATTTTAACGATGGAGATAAACCTTGAAGAAAAAGTTAGTTATCTTTCCACTGCTAATATTTAGTTTCTTTGCTTTGTTAATAGTTAAAGCAGAGACAGTTAGTGCGGCAGATAAATTAGTAGCATTTAAAAATGACGCAGGAAGAACTGTTGGTTACGTTAATTTGTCCAGCGAGGGCATTTTGGGAACCGATACTCTTGCTACGGCTTTTAAAAAGTTAGGTGCAACTTCTACCGGTGAAATGAATGTCTACGGTCGTAAATATACTTTAGTTTCTGCAGACTCTCTCTCTACCGATCCAACAAGCGATATTGGCATTTGGTTTCACGGAACCACTGCAGGTAATACTACCACTGTCGATAGTTTTATGAATAGTAACACTGCATCAATTACAGGTGGAGCCGTTTATCTCGAAGGTAAAAATCCGCAAATCCCCGAATTCCCAGATCTGAAATTGGATCCAACTAATGATAATGTTGATTTTGCTAGTTCAGGCTGGACTGAGATTACTCCCGCAAATTATAAGAACGACATGGTGTGGAATTTTACACGTAATAAAAGGAAGTACCAGATTACAAGTAATTCTTCTTATGATAATTACTGTGGTTCAGATAATTTAAATTCTTTAAAAGTAAAAGACCTTACGGATCCGAATAATATTAAATTCTATACGTATGATTACGATAACGGAGTGTCTAGTACAACAGTTCTTAGTTATTTCAATGATTATGGTGGAAATGATAATATCATTTTAAATACAACAAATGTTAAAATGTATAAAAAGCCATCTAAATATGGCAATGCGATTGCTGTGATTAGAAGGTTCGATTACCCTACGTTTAGTAATTTTAATACAGAAATTATGGATGTTAATCCTGATGGAACAATTCAGGTTTATACAAGTTATACCGAAAGATTAAAAACAAGACTTAATCCAACTTTTAAATATGATACGGATACTGATCTTAGAATATTTGATGCCAATGATAATAGAATTGGTGGACCAGGAGATACTGTTGGAATATATAAAGGACCAGGAAATACAGTTTACGTTAAAGGAATAACTCAAAGTAATCCTTCCATTTCGGTGAAGGCAAATATCCATTATATTGATGTATCAGGTAAGAAGTTACCTTCAAGTGGCAGTTGGTCTCCTAGTGATGGAACAGAATTAGCTGGCAGAACGCAACTTATTTCTGCAACCACAACTTCAATTAATAGTAACGGTTATGAGATTGTCCCGGTATCGGGTTTTGCAATTGTTGGCAGAAGTGATACTACTGCAATTTCTGCTGATGGAAAAAAGTTTAAATTTCCGGCTGATATAGTCAATAAAGCAGTTGAAACAGAATTTAGAGTTTACTTTGGATCTAAAAATCAGTACGCGGCACCCCTTAATTCATATGGAAATCTTTATTATGCAGTTCATGCTAATGATGGGACTCATCAATTAGATGATCTACTATTCTCTAATGGTGATTCTTCAGTAATAACTGCTGATCCAATACCTCGGCTTGATACTAACATGACTTATGGAATGCCACTTACGGAGCAAGTTGTTTCATCTGGCGAGTTAGAAGAAGAAAATACGAAAGATTATTACATTTATGTTCAAGAAAATAAGCCAGTAACATTGCGGGCTGTTCCTGACTTTGATTTTGGTATCCATAATATAGATTTTAGTAAGCACACTTATAATTTTAAAAGTTCTATTCCAAAAGCTGGAAGTGATGTTAATAAACTTAATTTAGATGATTCCTATGATAATAATACACCTTCGTCAAATGTTGGTGTTCCAATTGAAAAATATTTGAAAGTAACGGATTATAACGGAGTGTCAACTAAAGCTCGAGCTTTAGTTGTGACAAATCCAAATGAAAATGATACTAGTAATTGGAGAATTGAAGCAAGTTTAGACACATTTAAAAATGTGAGTGGTACGTATATAAATCAAGCAGACATACCTTATTTAAAACTAAAGACTAGTGCTGAAGGTATTGATGATTATGGTCAAAATGGTATGTCAACTTGGCAGAAGTCTTCAGCTCCAATTCTAGCGACTGATCCAATAATTTATTCATATAATCGAAATAATCCAAGTGACCCAAGGAATAATCCAACAATCATTTTAAATGGAAAAAATGGAACAAGCACGGCGGTTGGATCGTGGAAACTCGATTTTGCTATGAGTGATTCTGCTTCATTATATTTTCCATCTTCATTAATACAAAGTTCTGGTAACAAAACTAATTCTTACCACTCAACATTGACATGGACAGTAGTTAATCAAACTCCCTAAAATAAATCATTAAAACGTTAAATATTCCCTTTTATTACATATCGTTTCAAATTTATTACCTGTTTTTTATATTGTTAGGTTACAATAAATGTAGAGATTATACGAAAAGGGAGAATTTAATGAAATTTAAACTGGCTGGCTTTACTAGTACAGTTCTGTTGTTATTGACACCTATAACTGGTGCGTTAACTGCAGTTTCTAATACTAAAACTGTTTATGCTGATAATAATTGGGATTATGATGTCGATAATCCTAGTCTTAGTTCATATGATCAACTTTTACAAAATGCGGGTCCAACTGATGGGATTGTTGATTGGTATCCAACTAAAGGAGCGCTTAGTAACGATCCGTCTGCTCAAGAAGTAGTAAAACAATTAATTGATCTTTCAATTTCGACTAATGACTCTAATTCAAATGCCCGCAAAGTTCTCTTTAACGATACGACCGGTAATCTTAATGATATCCGTTCTGATTATAAGTCTACATATGATAAATATAGCACTGCCCTTGGTTTTATTGCGCAAATTATTAATTTGAACAATACCAAGACCGGTCTTGGAGTTAAACTTGAACAGCATGCTGTAAAGAGTGCTAATGATAAAGATGATCCCGCTGATACTGATGGAAATAATGTCATTACTGATAAAGTTCAACTTGATCCTAAAGATGAAGCTTCAAAAATTGGGAAGAATATCTCTGATGTCTTAGGTGCAAGTTTCTTTGGTAATGCAGACGATGCCTATGCGCAGATTTATTTAAATGGATATGATAATGTTTCTCAGAATGAATCAAATATTATTCGAGAAGGAACTTCTAGCATTACGTTGGTCGCCTTCAGTAAAACTACTGGCAAAAAAGCAACTGCAGTATTTAAGTTAAATAATAAGACTCTTCCTCAGGCGCCAACTAATTCTAAACTGAATAATTATGTTGACAACAGTCTTTATGCTCTAGAGAAAGATAATGGCAAACGAGATATTGCGGGGCTTAATTTAGCGACGGCTCCAAAGTCAGTGATCGATAACCTTAAACTTTCAAAGAAATCTACTTTCTGGGTTGATGGGAATGGTGATGGCACAATTGTAGTCCCTCGTGGTACTACTGCTAAACAAATTGCAGATTTGATTGCCAAAAAGAAATTAGATTCTAATAACTCTCTTAAAGAAACTGCTCCGATGAAGGCAATTCAAAGTACTGATGGTGCTCATGGGTATGAACATAAATCAGTTGACTCGGGGAATGGAAATTTCACTCCTTTTAATGGTAGTTCGTTAATTAAACACAGTATGAAGGGTCCAGATAAAGGTAATACTGGATATATTGAGTATAGCAATAATTTTCTTGAATCAAATAAATGGTTTGGTGGAGCTAATGATGCTGAACACATGTTGGATACTAATTCAATGCTGGAAACTTCATTTAGCAATAAATCAGCTTCAGAAATTCCAAACTCAAATGTTTCTGAATCTAGTCCTTTTATAAATGATCCTGAAGCATTTAAACCGCAGGATTATATCAAGCCAAACAATATTTCTGATGTTCAGAATGCGGCAGTTGTAAAAACTAAAGATGGTAAGAGTAACGTTGGTAAAGTGGGACATTTATTCCAACCCGCTGGCTACGTTAAAGAATCATATGATGCTAATCACTTTGTAAACGACAATCCTGAATTTAAGGATTCAGATTCAAGCAAGATTGCTCAAAGCATTGCGAATAGTGGTAGTTTTTCAAGTACTGATCCAAATGCTGGTGTAAAGAAGAGCTTTACCTATGAAGCACCTGTTAATACTTGGATGTATAAGTCATTCAACAACCCATACTCAACAGTTGTAAGTAGTCAAGGTTCTAATTATTCTAATAGTAAATCAAATACTAATGTATATGGTGATACCATAAAACCTCAAGAATATGTTGATTTAGCTGATCCAAATAATGACAAGCCAAATCTTTCTGCTCCTACTACTTTGAAGTTAGATAAGGGTAATGCGCAAGTTATTTATACTGGTAAAGACAAAACTGGTGATAACGATGTTTATTATTATATTGGTGTATATAATAATTTAAAAAAATTAACAATACCTATTCCTTCCGCTACGACAAATATTGAAGATAGTGATACCGGAGCTCTTACCAAATATGGAACTGTTGGAACTGACGGGTCAGAACCCATTATGTGGGACCCTAAAATTTATAAAAATTCCCCGGATCCTTTTGGTACTACTAGTGTCCTTAATTCAGAATTTAACAATGGAACAGCTAGTATAAATTTTGGTGACGGTAATGTAAATAAAGATCGAGATAAATTACTTTTTCCTTATGTTAAAAAGAAAGTTTCGAAAAACCAATCAATGTTCTTCGTTCAAACTTGGGATAAGAATGTAGACAGTAATACTAATGAACCAAAACCCTTGATTTACAACGCGAAGGGTGGTTCAAATTCAAGTGACTCTGATTCACCAAACTTTGAGTCCAAATACTATATTGAAGGTGTTATTGAGGTGGACCCAAATGCAGTTATAGATCCTATCAAAGCTCATGCCGTTAACGTTCATGCAGTTCAAGATAGTGATACGAAGAAAGCTTTCTTCAACTCAAATCTTTATAACTACGATAAAAGTGAATTTGCTAAACCTGGCAGTGATCACCAAAATAACAGTCAATTCTTTGTATCGCAGGACTTCTCCGTTGGACCTGTTTCAAGTGATATGGTATCTAGGACTGGTGACAGTTCAGTAGATAGTGATCCAAGTAAGATTATCGACATGGTTGCTAAGAATAGTGATCCTTCTAAGAATGAAAAAAATAATTATAATAATGACGTGGCTCCAGCCGAATTCACTGTCGAAAACGGCTACAAGTTAGTAACGCTTGATGATGCAGCTAAGAATCAGAACGTATCAGTTGATGCGTTGGCTTCAGAAGTTTCTAAAGTTACTGGTAAATCTCTTGATACTGTCAAGAACACAAAATGGCTTGAAGCTTCATTACCTAGACTTAAAGAAAATGCAGGTACTGCTAGAGTTAACGTCGTAGTTTACGACAAAGAAGCAGTATCGGCTCCTACGAAACAAGATACAAAACCATCGTTCTCAGTTACTGACCTTAGCAATGGAAATGATCCTTTCAATGTTAGTCTTCGTCCCTACACTACTACATATGATGATGGTGCAGTTTTAACGACAGCTAACGTTCCTCAGAATTTCAAGAATTTAGTAAGCAAAACTCTTGTTGCTGGAAATCCTGACTTTGTTGATGCTAGCGGTAAAGTTTCAAATAACAAATTACAGCAGGTTCTTGTTAGTTCGTTCCTTAGCAGCTGGCAGCAAAATGACGGCAGTTTTAAACAGACTGACTCTGGTCTTGGAGTTAGGTCTCCCCTATACATGTATGGCGGTTTTGGAATCAGCAATTCTGACAGCAAGAATTCATATACCCAGTGGCCTTTAGGCTACAGTGATAACAGTGGCGATTACAAGAATGCAGTGAACAGTTTTTCAGGCGACTTTTATCGTGGCGGAACAGATCTTAAGGCAGCCGATGGTAAAAATTTGATTAAAGGGATTCCTTTTAACGCTCTAACCGCTGACGTTAGTAAAGTAGATATCACAAAACCTGGTACTTATCCGGTCGTTTATACCTACACCAATCCTGACAATGCGAAAGATACCGCAAGTATTACGGTTCCAGTAACTGTGTCGGAAGTTTCAAAACCAATTTTTGCATTCCAAGGAAGCGCTGATTCGACAATTAATGTTGATGACAGCTTTAACGAAAATGAGTACAAAGTAGTCGGATCATGGGCAATTTTTAACAACTACGGCGGTGACTACAGCAAGCTGCCTAATTTTGAAGGCATCGCTAAGAATAATGATGGATCTCCAAAAGTAACGATCACGGGGCATGTGGATACTCATACTCCTGGTATTTATCAATTAACCTACGAGGCCACGAGTATTAGCGGCGAAACTACGACAATGATTAGAAAAATTACCGTTTTGCCGAAAAGTATTGCTACCGATTGGACGATTACCGATATGAAGGCCGTTGGCTACATTAACTATGTTCCAAATTACGGAATTATGGTTTTCAATGCGCCAGCCGGCAGTGCTACCGGTCAACGATTAGCTCACACTACGGCGTGGAGAATCAGCCAAAAAGCAGTTAATGCTAAAGGGGATGTTTTCTATCGCGTTGGCAAGAATCAGTGGATCAACGGGAGATATGTGTCATTTAGTCCAATCAGCACTATGGCTCCGCTAAAAGGCGAGATTGAAATTGTCTACGTGAGAGGTTATGGCGTTAACATTTGGAAGAGTGCCGGCACGACTAATAGTTACTACATGGATAGAAAATTGAAACATGGAAGCAAGTGGAAGACTTTTGGTCTTCAGAACGGCTTTTACAAAGTTGGCCGAGATCAGTGGGTTCAAGGAGATTTCGCTAGATACAAAGCATATAAATAAAACAATTGAATGATTGAGTTCTTTTTTGCGTAATTTTCTTATAGACGGAATTATCGTCGAGAAAGGAGCAAGAGATGTTAAATCATATTGAGAAAATGAAGCTCGATTACGAATCAGGTCTGGAGACCCAGTGGACAATGGGAAGAGCCGAAGGTAAAGTCGAAGGTAGGGCCGAGGGAAAAGTACAAGGAAAAGTTGAAGGAAAGCAAGAGTTTGCCCGTAAGTTAATGAACAAAGGCATGTCCATTCAAGAGATTAGCGATTTAACCGATCTCAGCATTGAAGAAATCGAGAAACTTAAATAGATTTTAAGACAAGAGAAAGTAGAATTTGAGAAATTGAGTTCTACTTTTTTTCTTTTCAAAAACTCGTTCTACTTTTAAATTTTGGATTTACTTTATAGACACTTCTGAACCTAAAAACTGATTATAAAACGACGTATTATTAAATCGTATACTAGTTAGATAACTAAATTTTGTTTCATATTTTGCAAACTTAAGATTTAAAAAATGCGTGAAAAGTTTCATAATTGCGGTATAATTGAAACTAAGTTTCACAAAGAAGGAGAAAGTAATGAAATTTAAAGTAGCTGGTTTAGCTAGTACTGCATTGCTGTTATTATCACCTATAACAGGTGCTTTTACTGCAGCTATTAATACTAGTACAGTTCACGCGGAAAATAATTGGGATTACGACGTTGATAATCCTGGCATCAATTCTTATGATGCACTTTTGCAAAATGCTGGTCCTAGTGATGGGATCGTTGATTGGTATCCTGCTAAGGATGCATTGGGAGACAACCCGACAGGACAAGAATTAGTTAAAGAACTAATCGACCTTTCAATCGCAACGAACGATTCAAGCTCTAATGCTAGAAAAGTTCTTTTTAACGATACTGTAGGTAACCTTAACGATATTCGCTCTGAATATAAAACTACTTATGATAAATATCCCGTTGCCTTAGGATTTATTGCGCAAATTCTTAATTTTAACAATTCTAAGTCAGGTCTTGGTGCAAAACTTGAACAAGACGCAGTTGACGGAGATCAAGATCCAACTGATAGTGATGGAAATTCTGTTATTGCAGGCAAAATCAAAGAAAATCCAGCCGATCACGCTGCACAGATTGGAAAAAATGTTTCTGACGTTTTAGGCTCAGCTTTCTTTGGCGACCCGGATGATGCTTACGCTCAGATTTATTTGAATGGTTACGACAACGTTTCGCAAAACGAAGCTAATATCATTCGTGAATCAACAAGCAGTATTACAATTGTTGCTCAAAGTAAGTCAACAGGCAAAAAGGCAACAGCAATCTTCAAACTTAACAATAAGACCCTCCCTAAGGGTGCTGACGGCATGAAGCTTAATAATTACGTTGATAATAGTGTTTATGCCCTTGACAATAAAAACGGTAATGGCGAGATCGCTGGCCTTAATATGACTACTGCTTCTCAGTCCACAATTGATAACCTTAATTTTTCAAAGCAGTCAACTTTTTGGGCTAGCGGTACAAAAAATGCTAATGCTAAAGATGATGGTGCAGGAACAATCGTTGTACCTCGCGGCACAACTGCAAAGCAAGTTGCTAAATTAATTGCTGACCGTAAGCTTGATGGGAACAACTCTCTTCGCGAATCAGCTCCAATGAAGGCTGTTCAAGCGGCCAAAATGCCTGCTGACGCCGGTGCTGATAACGAAATTGCAGGAGCACCTACAGGCAGTAACACTTGGAAAGATGTTTCTTATGATCATTTTTACGAAAGTACAGGAGTTGCTAAAGCAAACGGTTCAGGTAGTGACTCATTATATAACTTTGCTGACAGTATTAATACTGGAATTAATGGTCCTGATAACCCAGCTTTTTCTGTTTTTTCTACGATAAATGAAAATCGTGAATACAATGGGCCATTTAACTCAAGAAATGGTTGGTTTGGTCAAAGCTACAATACTACCAAAATGAATACACGTATGATTGATACAAATGAACTTTTTGACCCAAGTAAGACTGGAAAATTTACTAATAAGTCTGCAGCTTCTTTACCAGGAGTTAAACAATCGGAAGCGACACCTTTTGATTCAGATGATGTTTCTTTGGGCCACGCAAAAAATATGACCGATTTAAAAAGTAAGGTCGCTGGAGTTTTAGATGATAATAGTGAAAAAGCAACTAATGTCGGAAAAGTTACACATTTATTCCAACCGTCTGATTATTTTAAAGAAGCTTATGATGCTAACCATTTTGTTACAAATAGTCCTTCTTTAAAAGATAATAATGTCGATGATATTGCAAGTAAAATCGCAAATAATGGTAGTTTCTCTGGTACTGATGTAAATGCTCAAATCAAAAAAAGCTTTACATACGAAACACCTGTTTCTGCTTGGCTTTATAAGTCTTACAATAACCCGTACTCTACAGTTGTAAGTAGTGCAGGTGCAAAAACTGTTGATGGTAAAACGCTTGATGAAACAGTTTCTACCGCAAATTCAACCGTTCAGCCTCAAGAATATCTTGATTTATCAAATCCTAATAATCAGGAAGCAAA
Proteins encoded in this window:
- a CDS encoding immunoglobulin-like domain-containing protein; amino-acid sequence: MKFKLAGFTSTVLLLLTPITGALTAVSNTKTVYADNNWDYDVDNPSLSSYDQLLQNAGPTDGIVDWYPTKGALSNDPSAQEVVKQLIDLSISTNDSNSNARKVLFNDTTGNLNDIRSDYKSTYDKYSTALGFIAQIINLNNTKTGLGVKLEQHAVKSANDKDDPADTDGNNVITDKVQLDPKDEASKIGKNISDVLGASFFGNADDAYAQIYLNGYDNVSQNESNIIREGTSSITLVAFSKTTGKKATAVFKLNNKTLPQAPTNSKLNNYVDNSLYALEKDNGKRDIAGLNLATAPKSVIDNLKLSKKSTFWVDGNGDGTIVVPRGTTAKQIADLIAKKKLDSNNSLKETAPMKAIQSTDGAHGYEHKSVDSGNGNFTPFNGSSLIKHSMKGPDKGNTGYIEYSNNFLESNKWFGGANDAEHMLDTNSMLETSFSNKSASEIPNSNVSESSPFINDPEAFKPQDYIKPNNISDVQNAAVVKTKDGKSNVGKVGHLFQPAGYVKESYDANHFVNDNPEFKDSDSSKIAQSIANSGSFSSTDPNAGVKKSFTYEAPVNTWMYKSFNNPYSTVVSSQGSNYSNSKSNTNVYGDTIKPQEYVDLADPNNDKPNLSAPTTLKLDKGNAQVIYTGKDKTGDNDVYYYIGVYNNLKKLTIPIPSATTNIEDSDTGALTKYGTVGTDGSEPIMWDPKIYKNSPDPFGTTSVLNSEFNNGTASINFGDGNVNKDRDKLLFPYVKKKVSKNQSMFFVQTWDKNVDSNTNEPKPLIYNAKGGSNSSDSDSPNFESKYYIEGVIEVDPNAVIDPIKAHAVNVHAVQDSDTKKAFFNSNLYNYDKSEFAKPGSDHQNNSQFFVSQDFSVGPVSSDMVSRTGDSSVDSDPSKIIDMVAKNSDPSKNEKNNYNNDVAPAEFTVENGYKLVTLDDAAKNQNVSVDALASEVSKVTGKSLDTVKNTKWLEASLPRLKENAGTARVNVVVYDKEAVSAPTKQDTKPSFSVTDLSNGNDPFNVSLRPYTTTYDDGAVLTTANVPQNFKNLVSKTLVAGNPDFVDASGKVSNNKLQQVLVSSFLSSWQQNDGSFKQTDSGLGVRSPLYMYGGFGISNSDSKNSYTQWPLGYSDNSGDYKNAVNSFSGDFYRGGTDLKAADGKNLIKGIPFNALTADVSKVDITKPGTYPVVYTYTNPDNAKDTASITVPVTVSEVSKPIFAFQGSADSTINVDDSFNENEYKVVGSWAIFNNYGGDYSKLPNFEGIAKNNDGSPKVTITGHVDTHTPGIYQLTYEATSISGETTTMIRKITVLPKSIATDWTITDMKAVGYINYVPNYGIMVFNAPAGSATGQRLAHTTAWRISQKAVNAKGDVFYRVGKNQWINGRYVSFSPISTMAPLKGEIEIVYVRGYGVNIWKSAGTTNSYYMDRKLKHGSKWKTFGLQNGFYKVGRDQWVQGDFARYKAYK